Proteins encoded in a region of the Perca fluviatilis chromosome 6, GENO_Pfluv_1.0, whole genome shotgun sequence genome:
- the si:ch211-51h9.7 gene encoding uncharacterized protein si:ch211-51h9.7 has translation MVYKRGLRLLIKQLDVLIMPYISFVLLFYPTAYQPGEACAAVAKEGGTSSAAILLCRACGHELAVGADIHFVPSRLALSSRNDTFIGGRTVNIQLFENPHGNQFEVITFRKAEVTQHWPADKHFTWFPGFSWTVATCPRCKTHLGWAFQPTDWPDTVTKTIFEESEHTFLALITHRLLREDFASSLLMTPKSFTS, from the exons ATGGTGTACAAGCGGGGCTTGAGGCTGTTGATAAAGCAGCTGGATGTGTTAATAATGCCATATATTTCCTTTGTACTGTTGTTTTATCCGACTGCGTACCAGCCCGGTGAGGCGTGTGCTGCCGTGGCGAAGGAGGGGGGAACCAGCAGCGCCGCCATCCTGTTGTGCAGGGCGTGCGGACATGAGCTGGCGGTCGGGGCGGACATCCACTTCGTTCCCAGTCGACTGGCGCTCTCCAGCCGCAACGACACGTTCATAGGGGGCCGAACGGTTAACATCCAGCTTTTCGAAAACCCCCATGGAAACCAGTTTGAGGTGATTACGTTCAGAAAAGCAGAAGTCACCCAGCACTGGCCGGCAGATAAACACTTCACCTGGTTCCCGGGGTTCTCGTGGACGGTGGCCACCTGTCCTCGATGTAAAACTCATTTAG GTTGGGCCTTCCAGCCCACTGACTGGCCAGACACCGTCACAAAAACCATATTTGAGGAGTCTGAGCACACCTTCCTGGCTTTAATCACCCATCGTCTATTAAGAGAAGACTTTGCCTCGAGCCTGCTAATGACTCCAAAATCCTTCACGAGCTGA
- the LOC120560629 gene encoding outer dense fiber protein 2-like, whose protein sequence is MKTRDSPPPVHVHVPETTPVHVHMRRSPSQTPQNRAKDAQVRGNGGRPKIRTPWIPPGRLSCRRDRSRLEHRAERGFRQQHDEEEQEEELAAVSKNLSFLLREQESIRHLKKSDSSGQHRETDMLLRVLVEAEIDGVAVTNQLTALKETVDSLAKDKRLSKLHTASLRRQQELLLEKIEMFDNTNRGLRELLRERSEYERESLVWSEQKDALKKRLTDSEAENIRLMAKLTNKEKEASKLAEHLDFEKDNAKTTEELSRVLQSTHGHLESELNRAEAEKVHLAAQIQKMQQSHEQQQQELQALQKELQTLRQRREEEEEEQGRQDQEALALLTQQAERAEESARQLAAKLQEKESQMAQALSTSSDWCFRHSKEATAKAQLEQDISALKLELTELNSQRHAAEERSLTEREELRDQLRRLSAENASIKLDNQRLTGQLTSSEEKLSSLQSEARRLKSSLKKHENLIDKYKKKVQQVRLESEECCLKLEMTQKEAREVKASLERETEQVRRQLLGRLRELETLPDRLRRTEQQLRDAQQEADAHERRNMEHNAALSEVRHKVEQQGTQLETFQQRNLLLQEENNVLKEKIHNFERRLEDVKVENKEMSQALPLKDASIRSIQQQLEEKTRECSVLSRQLQQTLDDAHRQVDTSMQRVLAKERASQSKALDLQSQLSRAKTEQSQLQRSKEEMERRFQSQLQNMKDRLEQSDSTNRSLQNYINFLKTSYGNVFGDSLLAS, encoded by the exons ATGAAAACCCGGGATTCACCGCCGCCGGTTCACGTCCATGTACCGGAGACCACACCTGTACATGTTCATATGAGGAGGAGTCCCAGCCAGACCCCACAG AATAGGGCAAAAGATGCCCAGGTGAGGGGAAATGGAGGGAGGCCAAAGATCCGGACGCCGTGGATTCCTCCAGGAAGGCTGTCCTGCAGAAGAGAT AGAAGCAGACTGGAGCACCGAGCAGAAAGGGGATTCAGACAACAGCATGATGAAGAGGAGCAGGAAGAAGAGCTCGCTGCAGTATCCAAAAACCTCAGTTTCCTCCTCAGAGAGCAAGAGAGCATTCGTCATTTAAAGAA GTCGGATTCTAGTGGTCaacacagggagacagacatGCTCCTGAGGGTGCTTGTAGAAGCAGAAATCGACGGCGTAGCAGTAACTAATCAGCTGACAGCTCTGAAGGAAACTGTCGACAGCCTCGCTAAG GACAAGCGGCTGTCGAAATTACACACAGCTTCACTGCGACGGCAGCAGGAGTTGTTGCTAGAGAAGATCGAGATGTTTGACAACACGAATCGCGGCCTTCGAGAGCTCCTCAGAGAGCGGAGTGAATATGAG AGAGAATCACTGGTGTGGTCAGAACAGAAAGATGCCTTAAAGAAGAGATTGACTGACAGTGAAGCAGAGAACATT CGACTTATGGCCAAACTCACCAACAAGGAGAAAGAGGCGTCTAAGCTTGCTGAGCATTTGGACTTCGAAAAG GACAACGCAAAGACGACGGAGGAGCTTTCAAGAGTCCTGCAGTCGACCCACGGCCATCTGGAATCTGAGTTGAACAGAGCAGAAGCTGAAAAGGTCCATCTGGCTGCTCAGATTCAG aAGATGCAGCAGAGCcacgagcagcagcagcaggagctgcAGGCTCTACAGAAGGAGCTGCAGACTCTGAGGCAgcggagggaggaggaggaggaggagcaggggcGGCAAGACCAGGAGGCCCTGGCCCTGCTTACCCAGCAGGCCGAGCGAGCTGAAGAGTCCGCCAGGCAGCTCGCGGCAAAACTGCAGGAGAAG GAATCCCAGATGGCTCAAGCTCTGTCCACATCCAGTGACTGGTGCTTCCGCCACTCTAAAGAGGCAACCGCTAAAGCTCAGCTGGAACAGGACATTTCTGCTCTCAAACT TGAGCTGACGGAGCTGAACTCTCAGCGACATGCAGCGGAGGAGAGGAGTCTGACTGAGAGGGAGGAGCTCAGGGATCAGCTTCGTCGTCTCAGCGCTGAGAACGCCTCCATCAAGCTGGACAACCAAAGACTCACG GGTCAGCTGACATCATCTGAGGAGAAGCTCAGCAGTCTGCAGTCTGAAGCCCGTCGGCTGAAATCGTCATTAAAAAAGCACGAAAACCTGATAGATAAATACAAGAAGAAG GTCCAGCAGGTTCGTCTGGAATCGGAGGAGTGCTGCCTGAAGCTGGAGATGACACAGAAGGAGGCGCGGGAGGTGAAGGCGAGCCTGGAGAGGGAGACGGAGCAGGTGAGGAGGCAGCTGCTGGGCCGGCTCAGAGAGCTAGAGACGCTGCCCGACAGACTGAGGAGGACGGAGCAGCAGCTCAGAGACGCCCAGCAGGAGGCCGACGCCCACGAGAGGAGGAACATGGAGCACAATGCCGCCCTCTCTGAAGTCAGACACAAG GTGGAACAGCAAGGCACTCAGCTGGAGACGTTTCAGCAGAGgaacctgctgctgcaggaggagAACAACGTTCTCAAAGAGAAGATTCACAACTTCGAGAG GAGGCTGGAGGACGTGAAGGTCGAAAACAAAGAGATGTCTCAGGCTCTCCCCTTAAAGGACGCCAGTATCCGCAGCATTCAGCAGCAGCTGGAGGAGAAGACCCGCGAGTGCAGCGTCCTGTCCAGACAGCTGCAACAAACTCTGGATgacgcacacagacag GTGGACACCAGCATGCAGAGGGTTTTGGCCAAAGAGAGAGCGTCTCAGTCTAAAGCCTTGGACCTGCAGAGCCAGCTGAGCCGAGCCAAAACAGAGCAGAGTCAGCTACAGCGAAGCAAGGAGGAG ATGGAGCGTCGTTTCCAGAGTCAGCTGCAGAACATGAAGGACAGACTGGAGCAGTCGGACTCTACAAACCGTAGTCTGCAGAACTATATAAATTTTCTCAAAACCTCTTATGGAAACGTGTTTGGTGACTCTTTGCTTGCAAGCTGA